Proteins from a single region of Chryseobacterium sp. W4I1:
- a CDS encoding YigZ family protein, giving the protein MFEFKTIEKPIENTLLKEKGSKFIGFAFPVNNEKELKEALEKVRTEHPKATHHCYAFRMGIEGENYRANDDGEPSGSAGLPIYNQLLAHEITNVLVISVRYYGGTKLGVSGLVKAYKECAKITLEEAKIITRELEAEMEIHFNFNQQNIIFTLLSKFDAKVLNFDANENCILTASLKLAQKESISDKLSEMQYVSFEFKD; this is encoded by the coding sequence ATGTTCGAATTTAAAACCATAGAAAAACCCATAGAAAACACTTTATTAAAAGAAAAAGGGAGCAAGTTCATCGGATTTGCCTTTCCTGTCAATAATGAAAAAGAACTGAAGGAAGCATTGGAAAAAGTCAGGACAGAACATCCAAAGGCTACTCATCACTGCTATGCATTCAGAATGGGTATTGAAGGTGAAAATTACCGCGCAAATGATGATGGAGAACCATCAGGAAGTGCCGGGCTTCCGATCTACAACCAGCTTTTAGCCCATGAGATTACCAATGTTCTTGTTATTTCGGTCCGTTATTATGGCGGAACTAAACTCGGTGTTTCTGGTCTTGTAAAAGCGTATAAAGAATGTGCGAAAATCACTCTTGAAGAAGCTAAGATTATTACCAGAGAACTTGAAGCAGAAATGGAGATTCATTTCAATTTCAATCAGCAAAATATCATTTTTACATTGCTCTCTAAATTTGACGCCAAAGTTTTGAATTTTGATGCCAACGAAAATTGTATACTGACTGCTTCTTTGAAGTTAGCCCAAAAAGAAAGCATCTCAGATAAATTATCCGAGATGCAATATGTTTCATTTGAATTTAAAGATTAA